The following are from one region of the Streptomyces rubrogriseus genome:
- a CDS encoding DUF397 domain-containing protein, whose amino-acid sequence MREYDLTDARWTKSTYSNGQGGDCLEVAQDFPGAARWRKSSYSGGSGGEDCLEVTDAVPGVIPVRDSKVTGGPVVVVGAAAWVDFVRGLVG is encoded by the coding sequence ATGCGCGAGTACGACCTGACGGACGCCCGCTGGACAAAGAGCACCTACAGCAATGGCCAAGGCGGCGACTGCCTTGAGGTCGCGCAAGACTTCCCCGGCGCCGCCCGCTGGCGCAAGAGCAGCTACAGCGGAGGAAGCGGCGGCGAGGACTGCCTCGAAGTCACCGACGCAGTCCCCGGTGTCATACCCGTCCGGGACAGCAAGGTGACCGGCGGCCCCGTGGTCGTCGTCGGGGCGGCGGCCTGGGTGGACTTCGTCAGGGGTCTGGTGGGGTAA